TGCTCCCGTTCGTCGTGCCCGCCGCCCAATCCGGCGCCGCGCTGCCGTCCCACCGCGTCGATCTCGTCGATGAACACGAGACAGGGCGCGCTCTTCTTTGCCTGGTCGAAGAGATCTCGAACCCGGCTCGCCCCGACGCCGACGAACATCTCCACAAACTCGCTGCCGGAGATCGAGAAGAACGGCACCCACGCCTCACCCGCGATCGCCTTGGCCAGAAGTGTCTTGCCGCTGCCTGGCGGGCCGACCAGCAGCACCCCGCGAGGAATCTTGGCGCCGAGCGCCTGAAACTTATTGGGGTGGCGAAGAAACTCGATGATCTCCTCGAGCTCCTCCTTGGCTTCATCCACCCCGGCGACATCGCCGAAAGTGACCCCGACCGTCGATCCTACAAAGAGACGCGCTCGGCTCCTGCCGAATCTCAGGGCCGGATGCTCGCCTTGTTGCCGCGGCTGGCGGGGCCACAGGAGGAGCATGAACAGAACGGGCAGCGCGAATGGGAGCAACGACGACAGCGTGACGCGCGGCTGCGGCCTGACGTCGACGGTCACGTCCTTGTCCTTGAACAGCCCCGGGTAAATGGGATCGCCGCTAGGGAGATAGGTGAGAAAGCGGCGGCCATCGGGTAGTATCCCGCTGGCGGTATCGTTCTGGAGCGTGACCGACGCGATCGCCCCTTGGCGTACTAGGTCCAGGAACTCGGTGTAGGAAATGGCAGTCGGCGGCTGACCGGACTCGTGCACAATGATCGCCAGTGCGGCGGCTGCGATAATCAGCGTGCCGATGATCTCTACAACCCGTCGCGGTCCCGGGTTCATCCTCCGATCATGCCCCCACGCGCGCAAGGTCGATGACGACCCTGCCGCCATCGGCGGCGTGAACGATCTCGAGACCTCGCTCCTTTAGAGCGTTAACCAGACTTGTGAGCGGGATCGCCCGCCCGACGCGCATCACTACTTCAAACCGCCCTTGCTCGGCGGAATAGGTGGACACGCTATATAGCGGAAGCCCGAGGGTGAAGAAGACTGCCGTGATGTTGGGCAGGGCGGCTGCGCCATCGTCGACATCCAAGGTGAGTCGGTACGAGGGCCACCGAACTCCCAGCAGCTCAATGAACGCATCGAAGATATCGCTCTCGGTGACGATCCCCACCAGGACCCCGTTCTTTACTACGGGCAGCCCACCGATTTTGCGCCGGCGCATGCAGACGGCGGCCTCTTCTAGCGGGGTTTCGGGGCTTACGGTCTCGGGAGACGGCGTCATTACCTCGTGCACCTGCGCGTCTTGCATGAGCGCGGGGATCTCCAACCGCCTCAAGAACGTGGCCGGCGGAGGTTGGGCGCGCATCAGGTCGGTCAAAGTGACGATCCCCACGAGACGGCCCTGCTGGAGCACCGGCAGGCTGCGAATGTGCCGGCTGCGTATCAACATCAGGGCGCGCTCCAATGGTGTGTCGGGAGAGACGGTACAGACGCTGGTGGTCATCCGGTCGCGAACCAGCATCTCTCCTTCCCCCTTCACGCGCCGACCCAGCGGGGACCGTTGCCCCGCCGCCGCCGCGCCTCTGTTTGGCGGCCCTGGGCTAAAGGGCCTGGGTTCGAGACAAGGATAGCGCTGGCGTCCCCCCGGAAACCATCGGTTCGGGACAGTATTTCAGGCGCCTGACGGATCCGGTTTTGAGGATGCTGGTGCGGGTTGCCCGGCCTGAGGGGGAATCAGGGCGGACGCCCCATTCTGACAACCGCTCTGACGGCCAGCCGAGAATTTGGTAGCGGCCCGATACCTAGGGACGAGCACATTTCACCCCGCGCCGCCAGAGGGCAAGCCTATACTTCTTGACCATGAACCTTCAACCCGTTGTCACTTTAGCTTCCCGAGCGCTCCCCCCGGAGGCTAGTTGCCACGCCCAAGGGGCGGTTACGCTGCTCGCTTCGGCTCGACCTCCCAGTCTATGTTCTCGTCGGCATCCCACCTGGCGGCAATGAGGACGCTCAGGAGCTCGAACGCCCCCAGAACCATGATCAGCCCGATGCTGGCCAGAACCGGCCGGACCCACTCCGCGTCCAACACATGCCCCTCCTCCTTCCTTTACCTCACCTTCCATATTGAGGGTAGGCTTCTGGGTCGGTTTGTGCATCGGGTCACCGCCCGATTTGTCATGCGTGAACAATTGGGGGCATCTCCGGCATTGCCCGGGATCGCCGGGCGCCTGCTGGACTCAGGAAGGCCAGGTCATGGCATCGGGTAGGGGCCCGATGCCAAAGGCCCGACCCGTTCGATCCTAGGGAGCCGAGCTCTGTGGGTCTGCGAGCTAGCGCCGCCGGGCAAACAAGGAGGGTGGCTCGAAGGCGACAATTCGAATGCGGGCATCGACGATGGCGGCTCCATGCTCGTGAACGATGATCGGATTGCAGTCCAGTTCTGCGATCTGAGGAAGGTCCTCGACCATTATGCCGATCCGCAACAACACATCCTCGAGCGCGGCCACGTCGGCTTTCGCCGCACCTCGAAACCCGGTCAACAGCGGGGAGGTCTTGAGTTCCCGAATCATCTCCGAGGCATCTTCCTGCGTGAGAGGGGTCAGGCGCACGGACACATCCCGCAGCAATTCTACGAGGGTGCCACCGGCGCCGCAGGCGACGACCGGACCGAACTGCGCGTCGTGAACGACGCCCGCGATCATTTCGACACCGGAAGCCGCCATCTTCTGCACCAGGAATCCCTCGGGGGGGTGTCCTTTAGACGCCAACGTGGCCGCCATCTGCTCTGCCGCAGTCTGCACCTCTTTCGGCCCATGTAGGTGCAGCCGGACCCCTCCGAACTCGGTCTTATGAACGACCCCCGGGACGACCGCCTTAAGCGCGATATCCCCTCCGATGGCCTGCGCCGCCTTGGCTGCCTCCGCCGGCGTGCGCGCGAGCCTTTGGTCGATGGCAGGAAGTCCGTAACAGACCAGGAGCGCGTGAACCTCTTCCGGTGGCATCCATCCATCGGTCCGGGCGAGCGCCCTCGCGACCACGCGCCCGGCCTCGTCCCGTTGCAGGGCTTCGAACCGGGGGAGCGTCCCCGATGGGCGCGCCCGCCATTCT
This genomic stretch from bacterium harbors:
- a CDS encoding CBS domain-containing protein, with product MLVRDRMTTSVCTVSPDTPLERALMLIRSRHIRSLPVLQQGRLVGIVTLTDLMRAQPPPATFLRRLEIPALMQDAQVHEVMTPSPETVSPETPLEEAAVCMRRRKIGGLPVVKNGVLVGIVTESDIFDAFIELLGVRWPSYRLTLDVDDGAAALPNITAVFFTLGLPLYSVSTYSAEQGRFEVVMRVGRAIPLTSLVNALKERGLEIVHAADGGRVVIDLARVGA
- a CDS encoding acetate--CoA ligase family protein codes for the protein LAASDVTVDALFRQSGVIRTDTLEELFDVASLLASQPPPKGRRVGIITNGGGPGILCADTCEAEGMEIPLLTDDTRARLRTFLPPQASVGNPVDMIASAPAEHYREALRAVAADPSVDALIVIFVPPLVTRAEDVARAIIEGVHELGGGKPVLTVFMSARGVPDALKTGDVRIPSYAFPESAAIALARISRYGEWRARPSGTLPRFEALQRDEAGRVVARALARTDGWMPPEEVHALLVCYGLPAIDQRLARTPAEAAKAAQAIGGDIALKAVVPGVVHKTEFGGVRLHLHGPKEVQTAAEQMAATLASKGHPPEGFLVQKMAASGVEMIAGVVHDAQFGPVVACGAGGTLVELLRDVSVRLTPLTQEDASEMIRELKTSPLLTGFRGAAKADVAALEDVLLRIGIMVEDLPQIAELDCNPIIVHEHGAAIVDARIRIVAFEPPSLFARRR